The genomic window GGAGACTGTGATGGGGCCCGCGGTGCCCGCGGCGAAGAAGTTGGCCATGGTGATGCCGAGGCCGGAGTGGCTGATGGCCTGGATCTGCGCGGTGTTGGACAGCACGGTGACGTTCGGCGACGCCGCGCGGGCGGCGGTCTGCGCGGCGGTGGCGTTCGGCAGCAGGATGTAGGCGTAGCCAGCGCCCGTGGGGTTGGTGCCGTGGTCGCGCTGGAGCTGCACGTACTGTCGGCTGTCCGGGGTCGTGGTGCCACCCGCGTTGATCTGGCTCCAGCTGCCGGTACCGGTGATCCGGTACGCGCCGATGGTCATCCTGCCGGGAAAGACGTATCCGGCGACCCCTTCGATATGGGCCCAGCTCGCGTTGGTGAAGCCGGCCTGCCATCCCGCGGTGCCCGGCTGGGTGACGCCGTCGACGGTGAGGGCGGCTGTGGTCTTCCTGTTCTCGATGACCGTGTTGATGTACCGGTTGTCCGTGGACGTGATCCCGGCGCCGAGGGCGACCACGCAGTCGTCGAGGCAGAACCAGGACTTTCGGGCGTTGAGGGTCACGCGGAGCCCGACCAGGTTCAACCCGACCGCGCCGTAGGCTCCTTGGAGCACGGCGCCACCGGCCCAGGCGGCCGGGGACCAGTCGGACGCGCCCTCGCTGTCGGCGAAGTCCTTGAGATCGACGGTGGTGCCGGGCAGCTTTTTGGCGAAGACGGTGTTCCAGAAGGCGTCGTTGTACTGGGTCCGGTCGTTGTCGAGGTAGAGCTGGGTCATGCCCTCGGCGGTGTGCCAGCCGTGCTTGTTCTCGCCGTTGATGGACTCGTAGTAGGCGGTGCGCTTGGAGCACAGGGCGATGGAGTACGCCCAGCCGGGGCGCCGGTGCACGGCCCGGTCCATCTCGGGGAACTGCACGTGGCCGACGGGCTCCGCGGCCGCGATGATTCCGCTGTCGTCCAGCACTGTGCGGGCGCTCCGGATCGCTGCGACATCGCCCTTTGTCATCGGCGACCAGACGGTGTTGCGCTGCAGCCATCCCTTGGCGATGCTGCGCAGTTGCGCGGCCTGCGCGGAGACCGGTGTCGCGGCGGCGAGGCGGAGCAGGATCTGTGCGGCGTTGTGGCCGCTCGCGGCGTCGGGCTCCCCGGAACGGGAGATGGCGCGGCCGCGCACGGAGTCGAGCATCAGCCCGTTGTGCACGAACGGGGCGATGGCGGTGACGGCGGAGGCGTAGATGTTGCTCGCGTTCGGGTCGGTCACCGCCCAGGGCGAGCCGGCGAGCAGGGCGATCACTCTGCTGATACTGCTGAAGAAGACGAGGCCGTACGAGCCGTTGTACGGCCTGCCGTTGTGGAACCGGTAGGAGCCGCTCGCATACAGGCCGTCGCCCGAAGTCACGTACGGGAAAAGCGTGGAGAGCGCGGTGACCGCTTCGCTGATCTTCGCCGAGTTGCCCTGCAGCGCTCCGCGGACGACGAATATCCGACAGGTGTCGGCGAGGTTGGCACCGGTGGAGACACCGCCGAGGGTGACGTCGGGGTCGAAGTGGTCGATGGATGCGCAGTAGGCCGAGATACGGGCCGGGTTGAGCGCCGAGTACACCAGGATCGCGGCATCCACAAGTGCCATGGGCGCCCCGATGTTCCAGTCCCAGCCGTTGCCGAACACTTGCTGGGTGGGTGTGTAGATGGTGCTCGTCAGGAAGTCCAGGCCGTCCGCGACCTGGGCGGCGAGGGAGGCGTCTCCGCTGCCGGTCGTGCCGGGGGTGGCGTAGGCGAGGGCCATCGTCTTGAGCCGGTTGAAACTGGCCGTCACGTTCGCGGACGGGTGGGCGGTGCCGACCGGCAGATCGGTCCACAAGGCCGTCCGGCCGGATCCGGTCTGCAGGGTGGACCGGTGGTCCTGCGCCTGCGAGTTGAGCCGGGCGAGCGCATCGGCGTACGCGGGGTCGGCCGGGTTGAAGGCACCCCCGCTGAGCGCCTCGGTCCATCGGGCGCGCAGGTCGGCGTACGCGTCGGCGGCGTGTGCCTGCTGTACGGGGAGGAGTATGGTGCCCGCACCTGCTCCGGCGAAGGCGAGGAAGGTGCGGCGCGACAGCGAAACGGGCTGGGGCATGGCTGCTCCTTGGATGTGACGTCGTTGTCCTGGGAGGCCCGAAGGCGTGAACCTACTTGAGTGCTCCGGTGGTCAGTCCGGACTTCCAGTACTTCTGCAGGGAGAGGAAGAGCGCGACGACGGGGATCAGGGAGATCACCGATCCGACCATGACCATGGGGTAGAGGCCGGGGTGGGCCGTTGCCTCCTTGAACCAGCCGTAGATGCCGAGGCTGAGGGGGTAGAGCATGTGGTCCGAGAGCATCAGCAGGGGCGTGTAGAAGTCGTTCCAGATGCCGTTGAAGGTGAGGAGGAAGAGCGTCAGGTAGGGCGAGCGCATCATCGGCAGGGCGACGCGAAGGAAGATCATGAACTCGCTCGCGCCGTCCACGCGTGCCGCCTCGACGATCTCGTTCGGCACGTGGGTGCTGCTGAAGACGCGCCCCATGTAGAGGCCGAACGGCAGCGACGCGAACACAGAGACGACGATGATCACCGAGTACGTGTTCGTCGCGCCGACCTCCGATGCGAGCAGGTACGTCGGCATCGCGAGGACCGTTGCAGGAATCATGGTGGCGGTCAGGACCAGGCCGAACAGCTTGTTCTTGCCGGGGAACGTGAACTTGTCGAAGGCGTAGCCGCCGAGGAGCGCGATGAAGGCGGCGAGCGCGGCGCCCCCGATCGCGTAGACGGCGCTGTTGAGCAGCCAGCGCCAGATGATGCCGTCTTCGAAGGCGAAGGTCGCCTGGATGTTCTCGGCGATCCTGACCGTGCCGAACCAGAAGCCGCTCGTGCGGACGAGGTCCTGGCGGTCCTTGGTGGCGGCGAACAGCAGCCAGGTGACGGGCAGGAACGTGTAGAGGACGGCGAGAACCAGGACTGCGTTGACGACGAACCTGTTCATGACCGCGGCAAGCCAGCGGGGGCGGCTGCCCGGCGGCCGGGACACGACCGGTCGGGCCGGGGTTCCGGTGGGCGCGAGGGCGGGGGCGGCGACGCTCATGCCGGCGTCCTCCTCTTCGTCAGGCGGTACGCGGCGTAGGAGGCGAGACCGATGGCGGCGGCGAACACGAGCGACGTGGCAGCGGCGTAGCCGAAGTCCTTCTGCAGGAAAGCCCGGTTGTAGATGAACAGGACGGGGGTCCACTCCGAGGTGATCGTCCTTGTCTGGCCCTGCAACAGCAGGGGGCCGGCGAACATCTGGAACGAGCCGATCACACTGAACACGGCGACCATTCCGATCGCGCCCCTGATCAGCGGCACCTTCACCGACAGGGCGGTGCGGACGGCTCCCGCCCCGTCGATCGTGGCGGCCTCGATCAGCTCACGGGGAATCGCCTGGAGGGAGGCGAAGAAGATGACGGCGGAGTAGCCCGTGCCCATCCACACCGTGATGTTGGCGATGGCGGCGACGGCCGCGGGGTCGGTGCCGAGAGTCCAGGGCAGGCCCACGGTTTCGAACGCGTCGATGACCGGGCTGATCCCGGGCGTGTAGAGGTAGACCCAGATCACGGTAGCGATGACGCCGGGGATCACGTGAGGCGCGTACAGGGCGAGCTGGAAGAATCGCTTGGCCCGGGCGTAGGCGGAGTCGAGCAGCAAGGCCAGGACGACGGCGGTGCCGAGCATCACGGGGACGTACATGAGGCAGTAGAGCAGGGGAATGCGGAAGCTCTTCCAGAAGGAGAGGTCGGCCAGCGCCGCCCGGAAGTTGTCCAGGCCCACGAACACGCTGGTGGTGCCGCCGAAGCCCAGCCCCGTGCTCTCCTCGTGGTAGAGGCTCAGCCAGGCCGCGTAGCTGAGCGGGGCGATCAGGCACACCAGGAACATCAGATAGAACGGGGCCAGGAACATCGCGGCCGGGCCGTGTTGCCGACGGCTCACGCCGGCTCGGGTGCGGGTCACGGTCACCTCCAGTCTGTCATCGACGGGGAACGCTCAGGGAGCGGCGGTCCCGGGTGGCCCGTACGTCCGGCGGGCCACCCGGGAGGCGGGGGTTACTTGGACACCTTCAGTCCGCGCTTCTCCAGGTCCGTGACGGTGGCCGTCTGGGCCGCCGCGAAGATCTCGCTGAGCTTGATGTCGCCGGCCTTGGCCTTGCCCATGTTGTCCGTCAGCACGGTGTCGGTGGTGGCGGTGGGTGAGTAGGCCCAGTCGGCCGGCATGGTCGCCAGGGCCTCGCGGGCCACGGCGTGGATGTCCTGGCCGCCGAAGTAGGCCGGGTCGAAGGTGCTGGACGCGGCCTCGGCCAGCTCAGGGTTGGCGGGCAGGGTGCTGCTGGTGCCTTCGGCCAGGCGGGCCTTGACCGCCTCGGGCGTGGTGGTGGCCCAGGTGATGAACTCGACTGTGGCGTCCACGTTCTTGGAGCCCTTCGGCACGACGAACGCGGTGCCGCCGAACATGGCGGAGGCGGGCTTGCCGTCCCAGGTGGGCAGCGGCGCCACGGCCCACTTGCCGGACTGGTCGGGCTGGCCGGTCTTCAGGTAGCCGCCGTTCCAGACACCGGTGACCTCGGCGAGGATCCGGCCCTCGACCTTCTGCTTGTTGAGGGCCTCGCCCTCGCTCGTGTCCAGGAGCTTCCTGTCGGCGAGGTCATCCCAGTAGTCGGCGACCTTGTGGGAGATCTCGTTGTCGATGTCGACCTTCCACGCGTCGCCGTCCGTCGAGAACCAGGTGGCCCCGGCCTGCCACGACAGTGCCTGGGTCAGGTTGCCGTCGAAGTTCGCGGGGGCGAGGCTGAGGTTCTTGTCCGCCTTCTTGACCTTCTCGGCGGCGGCCTCGAAGCCGGCCCAGGTCTTGGGGACCTCGATGCCGTACTTCTCGAACAGGTCCTTGCGGTAGAACATCAGCATCACACCGGCGTCGATGGGCACTGCCCAGACCTTGTCGCCGAGAGTGACCAACTGCTGGATGGATTCGGGGAACTTCGACTTCACGGTCTCGCCGGCCTGCGCGCTGAGGTCCTCGAACTCACCCTGCGCGGCGTGCTTGGGCAGCTGGTTGTACTGGAGCACGGCGACATCGGGCGCGTTGCCCGCCTTGACCGCGTTGGAGATCTTGACGTCGGCGTCGGGCACCTCCTCCAGCTTGACCTGGATGTCCTTGTGGGACTTGTTGAAGGCTTCGACGATCTCGCGCGAGCCCTTGGTGCCGGCCCAGAGCGTGATCCGGGTGACTTCCGGCTTGTTCCCCGTGGCGTCCTTCCCGGACGTTTCGGAACCGCCGCACGCCGTGGCGAGCAGGGACAGCGAGGCGAGGACCGCCGCGCAGGCGGACCTGTGCAGAGACGTGCGCATGGTGGGTGACTCCTGTGGTGAGTGACGTGGCGGGGTGGCGGTGGGCTAGGTGAGGTGCAGTGAGTCCTGCGCGGTGAGTGCGCCGATGGTGCTCAGGACTCGTGGAGGGCGAGTTCGACGACGGGGACGGCCACGTCCGGTCGCTGGATGGGCAGTTCGAGGGTGAGGGCGTCGCCTTCGTGAGCCGCTGCGGGCTCGGTGCGGCGCACTTCGGAGTGGTCGTTGAGGAACCGCGCATAGCGCGCCCTCCCCGCGAGGCCGGGCAGCCGGACGTGCTTCATCGGCCATGAGAAGAGGTGCAGGTAGAGCCGATCGCCGCGTTGTGTGTAGCGGCAGCCGTCGGGGGCCTGGTGGGTGCTGGGGCCCGCGTCGTGGATGGCGGCGGAGTGCAGCCGCATCCAGGCACCGATCTCCCTGAGCGTCCGCACCGCGCGCGGGTCGATCTCGCCTCGTGCGTTCGGGCCCACGTTGAGCAGTAGGTTGCCGTCCTTGGATACGGAGTCGACGAGCATCCGCACCAGGAGGTCGGCCGGCTTGTCGTCGAGGTTGTCGCGGTCGTAGCCCCAGCTGCCGTTGAGGGTCTGGCAGCCCTCCCAGACGACCGGGCGGCCGTCCACCATCACGGGCCCGGCGGGCTGGAACTGCTCGGCGGTGGTGAAGTCCGCGCTCGCCGGCAGGTCGAGCCGGTCGTTGAGCAGGATGTCCGGCTGCAGGGAGCGCACGGTCCTGACCAACCGCTCCGACGCCCAGGCCGTACGGCCCTTGCCGTCGGTGATGGGCTGCTCGTGGATGTCCTTGTCCGGGTACGAGAAGTCGAACCACATGATGTCGA from Streptomyces formicae includes these protein-coding regions:
- a CDS encoding alpha-L-fucosidase, translating into MSLRAPVAAVRRFQSWRFGLFVHWGLYSAAARHEWVKYRERLTDDQYQPYFDTFDPDLYEPSAWAALAREAGMRYAVLTTKHHDGFCLWDSDLTDYKVTRTPHGRDAVGPFADAFRAAGLGIGFYHSLIDWHHPDFTVDSHHPQRDDAAARAGNAERDMNRYTDYLHGQVQELLTRYGDVDIMWFDFSYPDKDIHEQPITDGKGRTAWASERLVRTVRSLQPDILLNDRLDLPASADFTTAEQFQPAGPVMVDGRPVVWEGCQTLNGSWGYDRDNLDDKPADLLVRMLVDSVSKDGNLLLNVGPNARGEIDPRAVRTLREIGAWMRLHSAAIHDAGPSTHQAPDGCRYTQRGDRLYLHLFSWPMKHVRLPGLAGRARYARFLNDHSEVRRTEPAAAHEGDALTLELPIQRPDVAVPVVELALHES
- a CDS encoding carbohydrate ABC transporter permease codes for the protein MTRTRAGVSRRQHGPAAMFLAPFYLMFLVCLIAPLSYAAWLSLYHEESTGLGFGGTTSVFVGLDNFRAALADLSFWKSFRIPLLYCLMYVPVMLGTAVVLALLLDSAYARAKRFFQLALYAPHVIPGVIATVIWVYLYTPGISPVIDAFETVGLPWTLGTDPAAVAAIANITVWMGTGYSAVIFFASLQAIPRELIEAATIDGAGAVRTALSVKVPLIRGAIGMVAVFSVIGSFQMFAGPLLLQGQTRTITSEWTPVLFIYNRAFLQKDFGYAAATSLVFAAAIGLASYAAYRLTKRRTPA
- a CDS encoding polysaccharide lyase 8 family protein, whose translation is MPQPVSLSRRTFLAFAGAGAGTILLPVQQAHAADAYADLRARWTEALSGGAFNPADPAYADALARLNSQAQDHRSTLQTGSGRTALWTDLPVGTAHPSANVTASFNRLKTMALAYATPGTTGSGDASLAAQVADGLDFLTSTIYTPTQQVFGNGWDWNIGAPMALVDAAILVYSALNPARISAYCASIDHFDPDVTLGGVSTGANLADTCRIFVVRGALQGNSAKISEAVTALSTLFPYVTSGDGLYASGSYRFHNGRPYNGSYGLVFFSSISRVIALLAGSPWAVTDPNASNIYASAVTAIAPFVHNGLMLDSVRGRAISRSGEPDAASGHNAAQILLRLAAATPVSAQAAQLRSIAKGWLQRNTVWSPMTKGDVAAIRSARTVLDDSGIIAAAEPVGHVQFPEMDRAVHRRPGWAYSIALCSKRTAYYESINGENKHGWHTAEGMTQLYLDNDRTQYNDAFWNTVFAKKLPGTTVDLKDFADSEGASDWSPAAWAGGAVLQGAYGAVGLNLVGLRVTLNARKSWFCLDDCVVALGAGITSTDNRYINTVIENRKTTAALTVDGVTQPGTAGWQAGFTNASWAHIEGVAGYVFPGRMTIGAYRITGTGSWSQINAGGTTTPDSRQYVQLQRDHGTNPTGAGYAYILLPNATAAQTAARAASPNVTVLSNTAQIQAISHSGLGITMANFFAAGTAGPITVSGNAASVVLREQAGTLTVGVSDPTQALTTLDVTIARSGYTTADPGPGVTVLALGSQIRLRIDVAAAKGATRSAVLHT
- a CDS encoding carbohydrate ABC transporter permease, which gives rise to MSVAAPALAPTGTPARPVVSRPPGSRPRWLAAVMNRFVVNAVLVLAVLYTFLPVTWLLFAATKDRQDLVRTSGFWFGTVRIAENIQATFAFEDGIIWRWLLNSAVYAIGGAALAAFIALLGGYAFDKFTFPGKNKLFGLVLTATMIPATVLAMPTYLLASEVGATNTYSVIIVVSVFASLPFGLYMGRVFSSTHVPNEIVEAARVDGASEFMIFLRVALPMMRSPYLTLFLLTFNGIWNDFYTPLLMLSDHMLYPLSLGIYGWFKEATAHPGLYPMVMVGSVISLIPVVALFLSLQKYWKSGLTTGALK
- a CDS encoding ABC transporter substrate-binding protein; protein product: MRTSLHRSACAAVLASLSLLATACGGSETSGKDATGNKPEVTRITLWAGTKGSREIVEAFNKSHKDIQVKLEEVPDADVKISNAVKAGNAPDVAVLQYNQLPKHAAQGEFEDLSAQAGETVKSKFPESIQQLVTLGDKVWAVPIDAGVMLMFYRKDLFEKYGIEVPKTWAGFEAAAEKVKKADKNLSLAPANFDGNLTQALSWQAGATWFSTDGDAWKVDIDNEISHKVADYWDDLADRKLLDTSEGEALNKQKVEGRILAEVTGVWNGGYLKTGQPDQSGKWAVAPLPTWDGKPASAMFGGTAFVVPKGSKNVDATVEFITWATTTPEAVKARLAEGTSSTLPANPELAEAASSTFDPAYFGGQDIHAVAREALATMPADWAYSPTATTDTVLTDNMGKAKAGDIKLSEIFAAAQTATVTDLEKRGLKVSK